Proteins from a single region of Myxococcales bacterium:
- the pepN gene encoding aminopeptidase N: MSGSKPEKPRTTYRRDYAPPDYWVDSVQLEFDLDEHCTRVRAILAVRRNETLSGDPPTFVLNGEELELVRVALDGRTLDESEFEADGDELRIRSVPAQFTLETEVTIDPKANTALSGLYCSGNLFCTQCEAMGFRRITYFPDRPDIMSRYTTTITAQDADYPVLLSNGNLVEDETLADGRRRVRWEDPFPKPCYLFALVAGKLLCHGGSFVTQSGREVKLEIWVEPENIELCHHALVSLRKAMKWDEEKFGREYDLDIYMIVAVNDFNMGAMENKGLNVFNSKYVLAQPETATDDDYEGIEAVIGHEYFHNWTGNRVTCRDWFQLTLKEGLTVFRDQCFTADMTSDAVKRIADVKILRSAQFAEDAGPMKHPIRPDSYISMDNFYTPTVYNKGAEVIRMLSTLLGVDGFRRGMDLYFERHDGSAVTCDDFVAALADANDEDLESFKHWYRQPGTPEVHASGSYDEATGRYTLSLRQSNLASGSGGETENDEAPPLHIPVVVGLLGADGADFPLDLASGTARPRGTSCVLELSEREQDFVFRGLTQRPVPSVLRDFSAPVRLRMDRTREELAFLMAHDGDAFSRWDAGQELASRLLLELAEDSAAGRSLSLLPLFSEAFGKILADDRLDHSLRALALILPGEKVLGQETKIIDVDGLHCAREFVICSLASDHRESLADLYGSLASPRPYRNDSGSIADRRIKNTSLGYLACLESDEITSWIYEQFTSANNMTDTQWALGLLVDLGGDECEQALAAFYERWHNDPLVLDKWFSAQAMCKRPEALEQVMSLSRHRDFSLKNPNRLRSLIGVFCAANQVRFHDASGKGYRFLADVVLELDDMNPQIAARMVSQFNQWKRFPSERRALMKIELERIAGRPALSKDVFEIVERALSD, encoded by the coding sequence GTGAGCGGATCCAAGCCAGAGAAACCCAGGACGACCTACCGCCGCGACTACGCCCCACCCGACTATTGGGTAGACAGCGTACAGCTGGAGTTTGATCTCGACGAACACTGCACCCGGGTCCGGGCGATCCTCGCGGTTCGGCGCAATGAGACGCTTTCGGGAGATCCGCCGACCTTCGTCCTGAATGGGGAAGAACTCGAGCTTGTCCGGGTTGCGCTCGACGGGCGCACCCTCGACGAGAGCGAGTTCGAGGCAGACGGCGACGAGTTGCGCATCCGCAGTGTCCCCGCACAGTTTACCCTCGAAACCGAAGTGACAATCGACCCCAAGGCCAACACTGCGTTGTCGGGTCTCTACTGCAGCGGGAATCTGTTCTGTACCCAATGTGAAGCGATGGGCTTTCGGCGGATCACCTACTTCCCCGATCGCCCGGACATCATGTCGCGCTACACGACGACCATCACGGCCCAGGACGCCGACTACCCGGTCTTGCTTTCCAACGGCAATCTGGTCGAAGACGAAACTCTCGCCGACGGTCGCCGGCGCGTGCGCTGGGAGGACCCGTTCCCCAAGCCTTGTTACTTGTTTGCTCTGGTCGCCGGGAAGCTCCTCTGTCACGGCGGCAGCTTCGTCACGCAGTCGGGGCGTGAGGTCAAACTCGAGATCTGGGTCGAACCCGAGAACATCGAACTCTGCCACCACGCCCTCGTCTCCCTGCGGAAAGCCATGAAGTGGGACGAGGAGAAATTTGGTCGCGAGTACGATCTCGACATCTACATGATCGTGGCGGTCAACGACTTCAACATGGGCGCGATGGAGAACAAGGGGCTCAACGTCTTCAATTCGAAGTACGTGCTCGCTCAGCCGGAAACCGCAACGGACGACGATTACGAGGGCATCGAAGCCGTGATTGGGCACGAGTACTTCCACAACTGGACCGGCAATCGAGTGACCTGTCGCGACTGGTTCCAGTTGACGCTGAAGGAGGGGCTGACGGTCTTTCGCGACCAGTGCTTCACCGCCGACATGACATCGGACGCAGTCAAGCGCATCGCCGACGTGAAGATCCTCCGGTCTGCGCAGTTCGCGGAAGATGCCGGCCCGATGAAACATCCCATTCGACCCGACTCGTATATTTCGATGGATAATTTCTACACGCCCACGGTCTACAACAAGGGCGCGGAAGTCATTCGCATGCTCAGCACCCTGCTCGGCGTCGACGGTTTTCGCCGGGGAATGGATCTCTATTTCGAGCGACATGACGGTTCGGCGGTGACTTGCGACGATTTCGTCGCTGCCCTCGCCGATGCCAACGACGAAGATCTCGAGTCGTTCAAGCACTGGTATCGGCAACCGGGTACCCCCGAAGTCCACGCCTCGGGGAGCTACGATGAAGCCACGGGCCGCTACACCCTGAGCCTTCGCCAGAGCAATCTGGCGAGTGGAAGCGGTGGTGAGACGGAAAACGACGAAGCGCCTCCGCTGCATATTCCGGTCGTCGTGGGTCTGCTCGGGGCCGACGGCGCCGATTTTCCCCTCGATCTCGCGTCCGGGACCGCGCGCCCGCGCGGGACCAGCTGCGTGCTCGAGCTGAGCGAAAGAGAGCAGGACTTCGTGTTTCGCGGGCTTACGCAAAGACCCGTGCCCTCGGTACTGCGCGACTTTTCTGCGCCCGTAAGGCTCCGGATGGACCGAACTCGCGAAGAACTCGCCTTCCTCATGGCGCACGACGGCGATGCGTTCTCGCGTTGGGATGCCGGGCAGGAACTTGCATCCCGGCTGCTTTTGGAGCTCGCCGAAGATTCCGCCGCGGGTCGTTCGCTCTCACTGCTTCCGTTGTTCAGCGAAGCCTTCGGCAAGATCCTCGCCGACGATCGACTCGACCATTCCCTGCGCGCCCTCGCGCTGATTCTGCCGGGTGAGAAAGTTCTGGGGCAAGAGACGAAAATCATCGACGTCGACGGACTCCATTGTGCACGCGAGTTTGTCATCTGTTCCCTGGCTTCCGATCATCGCGAATCTTTGGCAGATCTCTACGGTTCGCTTGCCAGTCCTCGGCCCTATCGAAACGACAGTGGTTCGATTGCGGATCGTCGAATCAAGAACACCTCGCTCGGCTATCTCGCCTGTCTCGAGTCAGACGAGATTACGTCCTGGATCTACGAACAGTTCACCAGCGCGAACAACATGACGGATACTCAATGGGCGCTGGGGTTGCTGGTGGATCTCGGCGGCGATGAGTGCGAGCAGGCGCTTGCGGCGTTCTACGAGCGTTGGCACAACGATCCCCTGGTGCTCGACAAATGGTTTTCGGCGCAAGCCATGTGCAAACGTCCCGAAGCGCTCGAGCAGGTCATGTCCCTGTCGCGACATCGCGACTTCAGCCTCAAGAACCCGAACCGATTGCGCTCCCTGATCGGCGTGTTCTGTGCGGCGAATCAGGTTCGTTTTCACGATGCCAGCGGCAAGGGATACCGCTTCCTGGCAGACGTGGTGCTCGAACTCGACGACATGAACCCGCAGATCGCGGCGCGGATGGTCTCTCAATTCAATCAGTGGAAGCGCTTCCCATCCGAACGCCGGGCGTTGATGAAGATCGAAC